In Eretmochelys imbricata isolate rEreImb1 chromosome 4, rEreImb1.hap1, whole genome shotgun sequence, a single window of DNA contains:
- the LOC144264034 gene encoding endogenous retrovirus group K member 9 Gag polyprotein-like isoform X2 yields MVHTAKTRSDITAEELVDLVSVCPVTWQDDGQGNQLANWVSLPYLVIREVKKAIREFGLTSTYVHGLIEGLGPGYTLVPEDWKVLLRMMPTPSQYVIWLSEYRQMAERQAQVYREQGVIYEHLAGEGQFATVQMQSQLPQAVFPIISTCAQHAFRKVSDSGRPTKSFASICQGASESFMDFTNRLQEAILRQVDSPAAAQEILLKMAVEKANEDCRHALQAAQASGILELSDMLRACQNIGTQVHKAGVLAAALRKSGKEGKRCYRCGKEGHFQQECRSSTAPARPSKNAPSVGRAITRLISVVAGRETTRRVPPEPRTKWGCSPLRQLFLCLKIHRLHEGGDCRKCRA; encoded by the coding sequence atggttcacacagcgaagactcgctcagatattacagcagaggagctggttgatctggtctcagtttgtccggtgacctggcaggatgatggccagggcaaccagcttgcaaactgggtcagtttgccttacttgGTGATccgagaggtaaagaaagcgattcgcgagtttggcctgactagcacgtatgtacacggtctcattgaagggctaggtcctgggtacaccctggtcccagaagactggaaagtgctgttgcgcatgatgccgacgcccagtcagtatgttatttggcttagtgagtatcggcagatggcggaacgccaagcccaggtatatagagagcaaggtgtcatttatgagcacttggcaggggagggccagtttgctaccgttcagatgcagtctcaactccctcaggccgtcttccccattatttccacctgcgcccagcatgcctTCCGGAAGGTCTCGGATTCAGGCAGGCCTActaaaagctttgccagtatctgtcagggtgcatcagagtcctttatggattttaccaacagactgcaggaggctatcctccgacaggtggatagccctgcagcagctcaggagatcctgttaaaaatggcggttgaaaaagcgaacgaggattgccgccatgctctccaggcggcacaagcctctggaattctagagctgtcggacatgctgcgggcgtgccaaaacatcggaaccCAAGTACAtaaagctggagttctggctgccgccctacGAAAAAGCggaaaggaggggaagcgttgttatcgctgtggtaaggagggtcactttcagcaggAGTGCCGCTCCTCGACGGCGCCCGCTCGCCCCTCAAAGaatgccccaagtgtcggaagggctatcactaggctaatcagtgtcgtagcgggtcgggaaaccacacgacgggtcccccccgaacccaggacCAAATGGGGGTgttccccactcagacaactgttcctctgccttaaaatccatagactccatgagggcggcgactgccgaAAGTgtagggcttga
- the LOC144264034 gene encoding uncharacterized protein LOC144264034 isoform X1, whose amino-acid sequence MAWHQGLLNPIPEFQLTLEENAVPPGSTMAGRRRRRRSVPSQPVTWGAVKALVTAAQRRLAANQQPETPETLFVAILAQITANSVLIVCLLCLLFPVGVGSGALPPLWARMTYNLWERLASIANVTHFCLSDSVAAGQLLGTCLIPVCHHPEEIENETMLAAYVNLSSQYSGMANWGPDNYTLPQTAVSLHTTYPAGANNVTCARVVNCTSTKVPLGCQQISQTFLNCSQAVNALYNYGRIILPSRWFFTCGSCSFSYIPANLSDGTLCCLSRMTLILPFAGQKRSKRNTPLSEDCVADVNLLSRSEYTALAASIVVVPGLATYTARTLNALACFVAKAINTTSQAIALLNTEQHELRDVILDNRAAIDFLLLKHHLGCSTFQHKCCFNLTDNSHSIETRLAELANLTAHICQDLGFEGFWNWLTGWLPSLGWLRQLFGYAVFVIVGLIFCCCCVQCIPSLLRLCRDPPWQAPQVMSLSVRELNRLQKQIDGYHEMASTNKQKRRG is encoded by the coding sequence atggcgtggcaccaggggctgttgaaccccataccggagtttcagctgaccttggaggagaacgcagTGCCTCCCGGGTCAACAATGGCGGGACGGAGACGGAGGagacgtagcgtcccaagccagcccgtgacatggggagcagtaaaagcattggtcaccGCGGCTCAACGAAggctggcagcaaaccaacagccagagactcctgagactctgtttgtggcaattctcgcccaaatcactgctaattctgtattgattgtgtgccttttgtgcctgctatttcctgtaggggttggctcgggagcgcttcCTCCGTTatgggcccgaatgacatataacctatgggaaagattggcttcaatagcaaatgttacccacttttgtttatctgattctgtagcagccggacaactgttaggtacatgccttattccagtatgtcatcaccctgaggaaatagagaatgagacgatgctcgctgcttacgtgaatctctcttcccagtactctggcatggctaattggggcccagACAACTATACTTTGCCTCAAACGGCCGTATCCCTCCACACAACGTATCCGGCCGGGGccaacaatgtcacctgtgcgcgtgtgGTCAattgcactagtacaaaggtgcccttagGCTGTCAGCAaatttctcaaacttttttaaattgttcccaagCCGTGAATGCTTTGTACAATTATGGCCGTATCATCCTACCATCACGGTGGTTTTTTACCTGTGGCTCATGTTCCTTTAGTTATATTCCtgcaaatttaagtgatggcaccctttgtTGCCTCAGTAGAATGACACTCATTTTGCCTTTTGCCGGCCAAAAGCGCAGTAAAAGAAATACACCCCTTTCAGAAGATTGTGTCGCAGATGTCAATCTTCTCAGTCGCTCTGAGTATACCGCCTTAGCGGCCTCTATTGTTGTGGTCCCCGGGCTTGCCACTTATACGGCAAGAACTTTAAATGCCCTGGCGTGTTTTGTggcaaaggcaattaatacaacatcccaggcaattgccctacttAACACGGAGCAGCATGAATTAAGGGATGTaattttggataacagagcagccattgattttctgctctTGAAACATCATCTAGGCTGTTCCACGTTTCAGCATAagtgttgttttaatttaactgataatagtcATTCCATAGAAACTAGATTGGCCGAATTGGCCAATCTTACAGCACACATATgccaagatctggggtttgagggcttttggaattggcttacaggttggctgccctctctaggATGGCTGCGACAACTTTTCGGTTATGCTGTATTTGTGATtgttgggcttattttttgctgctgctgtgtacaatgtattccctctttgttaaggctttgtagagacccgccctggcaggctccccaagttatgtccttgtctgtccgggagttaaatcgcttgcaaaagcaaattgatggctaccatgagatggcaagcacaaataaacaaaaaaggaggggatga